In bacterium, a single genomic region encodes these proteins:
- a CDS encoding glyoxalase gives MIASAPSEAKFELFVNDPITSIEFYEAAGFEIVEAKSDGYTTLRTGPIVISLSPLSTWIPLRWLSVLRGPPLGTEIVLYADRLEDTQRRLTEAGFKPTPVVLQEWGLRDFRVRDPEGYYIRFTEGRAATLAPTGSE, from the coding sequence TTGATCGCATCGGCTCCATCTGAAGCGAAGTTCGAACTCTTCGTAAACGATCCAATTACCTCGATCGAGTTCTACGAGGCGGCGGGTTTCGAAATCGTCGAAGCCAAGTCCGACGGCTACACGACCCTTCGCACGGGACCGATCGTGATCTCTCTTTCGCCGCTCTCTACCTGGATTCCCTTGCGCTGGCTGTCCGTACTTCGGGGACCGCCACTGGGCACCGAGATCGTGCTCTACGCCGATCGACTCGAAGATACGCAACGGCGCCTGACCGAAGCCGGATTCAAGCCCACTCCAGTCGTGCTTCAAGAATGGGGCCTGCGCGACTTTCGGGTTCGAGATCCGGAGGGCTACTACATCCGCTTCACGGAAGGGCGCGCCGCGACGCTGGCGCCGACTGGCTCCGAATAG
- a CDS encoding acyl-CoA dehydrogenase: protein MSLVLSEEQELIQQAASEFLKEQTPITHLREMRDSEDPVGFSKALWKEMAELGWAGIPFSEDVGGAGLGLAELGVIVEECGRTLSPYPFLSSVVLAGGAIALGGSEAQKQEILTGLCKGETLLALAFQETGRFSPWAIGTKAEKAGDGFRISGEKLFVLDGHVADHLVVAARTSGSSGEENGITLFLVDPSTQGCTVTRSSMIDSRNAARVALSDVTVTSSAVLGEVDRGAEILNAVFDRATAILSAEMVGIISEVFERTVTYLKEREQFGVRIGTFQALKHRAAEMFCEVELAQAVVLDALRALDEDRPHASRVVSAAKARCSDAASLITCEGLQMHGGIGMTDEEDIGLFLKRAKTAELSFGDAAFHRDRFARLTGF, encoded by the coding sequence ATGAGCCTGGTACTGAGCGAAGAACAGGAACTCATCCAGCAGGCAGCTTCCGAGTTCCTGAAGGAGCAGACGCCGATCACACACCTGCGCGAGATGCGAGACAGCGAGGATCCGGTCGGCTTTTCAAAAGCGCTCTGGAAAGAGATGGCGGAACTCGGCTGGGCCGGCATCCCCTTTTCCGAAGATGTAGGCGGTGCAGGCCTGGGCCTGGCCGAACTCGGTGTGATCGTCGAGGAATGCGGACGCACTCTGTCCCCCTACCCTTTTCTATCGAGCGTCGTTCTGGCCGGCGGGGCGATTGCGCTCGGCGGTAGCGAAGCCCAGAAGCAGGAAATCCTGACGGGCCTCTGCAAGGGTGAAACTCTGCTCGCCCTCGCCTTCCAGGAGACCGGGCGCTTTTCGCCCTGGGCCATCGGCACCAAGGCGGAAAAAGCCGGAGATGGATTTCGGATTTCGGGCGAGAAGCTCTTCGTACTCGACGGCCACGTCGCCGACCATCTGGTGGTGGCCGCGCGAACCAGCGGCAGTTCGGGCGAAGAAAACGGCATCACACTCTTTCTGGTAGATCCCTCGACGCAGGGTTGCACGGTCACCCGCTCGAGCATGATCGACAGTCGCAACGCGGCGCGAGTCGCGCTCTCGGACGTGACGGTCACCTCCAGCGCCGTACTCGGCGAAGTCGATCGGGGTGCGGAAATCCTGAACGCGGTTTTCGATCGAGCCACAGCGATTCTTTCGGCTGAAATGGTGGGAATCATCTCCGAGGTCTTCGAACGCACCGTCACCTATCTGAAAGAACGCGAGCAGTTCGGAGTGCGGATCGGCACCTTCCAGGCGCTGAAACACCGCGCCGCTGAGATGTTCTGCGAAGTAGAACTGGCCCAGGCGGTCGTACTCGACGCCCTTCGGGCTCTGGACGAAGACCGGCCACACGCTTCGCGTGTGGTGAGTGCGGCCAAGGCGCGCTGCTCGGACGCTGCCAGTCTCATCACCTGCGAAGGCTTGCAGATGCACGGGGGCATCGGCATGACGGACGAAGAGGACATCGGCCTGTTTCTCAAGCGCGCGAAGACGGCCGAACTGAGCTTCGGCGATGCGGCCTTCCATCGCGACCGCTTCGCCCGCCTGACCGGATTCTGA
- a CDS encoding cytochrome P450 yields the protein MSQIDPHRLVDPQSYAANGYPFAEWAQLRRESPLQLFEPEGWPAFWAVTKHADIVEISKQPELFLNGPGMTLVRDRGQDSATQQTIKTIINMDPPEHRKYRGIASPFFTPRALQGLDGLVEETARTLVDALGPQGECDFINEIASTYPLKVICRILGVPEADEPFILKLTNQLFGTEDPEFQREGERMEALRELFMEFWEYFGKVMADRRANPRDDLASIFANAKIDGEPMGELETMGYCLVTFTAGHETTRGAIGGGMRVLIDQPDQLALWQRKPEITPTAIDEIVRFVTPVNHMVRTASEDCELSGQQIREGQRLVLFYGSANRDEDIFERPDELDLERDPNPHLGFGIGEHFCLGANLARKTSGAIFTELVTRLESIEITGKVERTASNLVPGLKHLPIRYRLSAAG from the coding sequence ATGTCCCAGATCGATCCCCACCGCCTGGTCGACCCTCAATCCTATGCCGCAAACGGCTACCCGTTTGCCGAATGGGCCCAACTCCGCCGAGAGTCCCCGCTCCAATTGTTCGAACCCGAGGGCTGGCCAGCCTTCTGGGCGGTCACGAAACATGCGGACATCGTGGAAATATCCAAGCAGCCGGAGCTCTTTCTGAACGGTCCGGGGATGACCCTGGTGCGGGACCGCGGACAGGATTCTGCAACCCAGCAGACGATCAAGACGATCATCAATATGGATCCTCCGGAGCACCGGAAGTACCGCGGGATTGCCAGTCCGTTTTTCACGCCGAGAGCTCTGCAGGGTCTCGACGGCCTGGTCGAGGAAACGGCGCGAACGCTGGTCGACGCTCTGGGACCCCAGGGCGAATGTGACTTCATTAACGAGATCGCCTCGACCTACCCGCTCAAAGTCATCTGCCGGATTCTGGGTGTGCCCGAAGCCGATGAGCCCTTCATCCTGAAACTCACCAACCAGCTCTTCGGTACCGAAGATCCGGAGTTCCAGCGCGAAGGTGAACGCATGGAGGCACTCCGCGAACTCTTCATGGAGTTCTGGGAGTATTTCGGCAAGGTGATGGCGGACCGCCGCGCAAATCCGCGTGACGACCTGGCCAGCATCTTTGCCAATGCGAAGATCGACGGCGAGCCGATGGGTGAGCTCGAGACAATGGGCTATTGCCTGGTGACATTCACGGCCGGGCACGAAACGACCCGAGGCGCCATCGGCGGCGGCATGCGCGTCCTGATCGATCAACCCGACCAACTAGCTTTATGGCAACGCAAGCCCGAGATCACACCTACGGCGATCGACGAGATCGTCCGCTTCGTGACGCCGGTCAACCACATGGTGCGAACGGCCTCCGAAGACTGCGAACTGAGTGGTCAACAGATCAGAGAAGGACAGCGACTGGTTCTGTTTTACGGCTCTGCCAATCGCGATGAAGACATCTTCGAGCGACCCGACGAACTCGACCTGGAACGGGACCCGAATCCGCACCTGGGATTCGGCATCGGCGAGCATTTCTGTCTGGGAGCGAACCTGGCCCGCAAGACGAGCGGTGCGATCTTCACGGAACTGGTCACACGACTCGAATCGATCGAAATCACGGGAAAGGTCGAGCGAACCGCTTCGAACCTGGTCCCGGGACTGAAGCATCTGCCCATCCGCTACCGACTCTCGGCGGCGGGCTGA
- a CDS encoding amidohydrolase family protein, with protein sequence MARIIFTGANLVDGKSAARRDATIVVEDDRITSVGDDAVKPGPGDRLVELNGDTLMPGMHTCHYHASYQDYGLDIFPIGIDQPGGVLLLRSANAVRSALMTGFTSIVGAGGGDDIDAQLVIAIEEGIIPGPRILPCSRDFGTRGGYIDLSNWWWKLGNTGASLLLSGPDEFRDGARNEMKRGAQMIKMYVTGGHGNTKTATSEYSRDELEAVVRTVHERGRLVRAHCAWKSEMLQCIELGVDVIDHGDEIDDEVIAAMVEAGTFLVPSALFLEKLLGIEELRVPGTEELIETTERELENLKKWVPRAQKAGVRLLLGDDYGAAPLPHGNYTEEMEFYVKHFGISPLEIIRWATVNGAELEGVTDELGTVEEGKLADLLVVNGDPSVDISVLRDPQNLRMIMKGGELVKDELPAAS encoded by the coding sequence GTGGCGCGAATTATCTTCACAGGAGCAAATCTGGTCGACGGGAAAAGTGCCGCGCGGCGCGATGCAACGATCGTCGTCGAAGATGACCGCATAACATCTGTTGGAGATGATGCCGTCAAACCGGGGCCCGGAGATCGCCTGGTCGAACTCAACGGCGATACCCTGATGCCGGGAATGCATACGTGTCATTACCACGCCAGCTATCAAGACTACGGACTGGACATTTTTCCGATCGGAATCGACCAGCCGGGAGGCGTGCTGCTCCTGCGCTCCGCCAACGCGGTTCGTTCCGCATTGATGACCGGTTTCACGTCGATCGTAGGAGCCGGTGGCGGTGACGACATCGACGCCCAGCTCGTGATCGCGATCGAAGAAGGCATCATTCCCGGTCCGCGCATCCTGCCCTGCAGTCGCGACTTCGGAACGCGCGGCGGCTACATCGATCTGTCGAACTGGTGGTGGAAGCTCGGCAACACCGGAGCAAGTCTACTCCTGTCCGGACCCGACGAATTTCGGGATGGTGCGCGTAACGAAATGAAGCGCGGTGCCCAGATGATCAAGATGTATGTGACCGGCGGACACGGCAATACCAAGACCGCCACTTCGGAGTACAGCCGAGACGAACTCGAGGCCGTGGTTCGAACCGTTCACGAGCGAGGTCGGCTGGTGCGGGCGCATTGCGCCTGGAAATCCGAAATGCTCCAGTGCATCGAACTCGGCGTCGATGTGATCGACCACGGCGACGAGATCGATGATGAAGTGATCGCCGCCATGGTCGAGGCGGGAACCTTCCTGGTGCCCAGCGCTCTCTTCCTGGAGAAGCTACTGGGGATCGAAGAGCTTCGCGTTCCGGGTACCGAGGAACTGATCGAAACGACCGAACGGGAACTCGAAAACTTGAAGAAGTGGGTTCCCCGCGCCCAGAAGGCGGGCGTCCGACTCCTGCTCGGCGACGACTACGGCGCGGCTCCCCTGCCCCACGGAAACTACACCGAAGAGATGGAGTTCTACGTCAAGCACTTCGGCATCTCGCCGCTCGAGATCATTCGTTGGGCGACAGTGAACGGAGCGGAACTCGAGGGAGTGACCGATGAACTCGGCACGGTCGAGGAAGGCAAGCTCGCCGACCTGCTCGTGGTCAACGGAGATCCCAGTGTCGACATCAGCGTCCTGCGCGACCCGCAGAATCTGCGCATGATCATGAAGGGCGGGGAACTCGTGAAGGACGAGCTCCCGGCTGCGAGCTAG